In Lysobacter firmicutimachus, one genomic interval encodes:
- the rpoD gene encoding RNA polymerase sigma factor RpoD, which produces MANERQPPPSDIKLLISKGLEQGYLTYAEVNDHLPDDLVDAEQIEDIIGMINGMGIEVHEVAPDAETLLLADGNTGNREVDDTAAEEAAAALTALDGEGGRTTDPVRMYMREMGTVELLTREGEIAIAKRIEEGLNQVQASLALFPGTVQLILDDYEQHKAGKKRLAEIVVGFNDHLDEEPEPPAAALPVDDDAATEDDEDEVEAADDADAEETTSGPDPVEVAARMEAIADLHGKFLKAQVKNGAGHKTVTKLREDIAAVFVTLKLPLALTDTLMRNLRDVVGAIKDHERKILDLATRVAKMPRKDFIRAWEGNQTNLEWVDELLKRKQKWSSGLRDVKDQIIAEQQATIELEQASLLTLADIKEISRQVAYGEAKARKAKKEMVEANLRLVISIAKKYTNRGLQFLDLIQEGNIGLMKAVDKFEFRRGFKFSTYATWWIRQAITRSIADQARTIRIPVHMIETINKLNRISRQMLQQYGREATPEELAKEMDMPEDKIRKVMKIAKEPISMETPIGDDEDSHLGDFIEDTNVESPVEATTNINLSETVRDVLAGLTPREAKVLRMRFGIDMNTDHTLEEVGKQFDVTRERIRQIEAKALRKLRHPSRSEQLRSFLDID; this is translated from the coding sequence ATGGCCAACGAACGTCAGCCCCCTCCGTCCGATATCAAGCTCCTGATTTCCAAGGGCTTGGAGCAGGGCTACCTGACCTATGCCGAGGTCAACGATCACCTGCCCGACGATCTGGTCGACGCCGAGCAGATCGAAGACATCATCGGCATGATCAACGGCATGGGCATCGAGGTGCACGAAGTCGCGCCCGATGCCGAAACGCTGTTGCTCGCCGACGGCAATACCGGTAACCGCGAAGTCGACGACACCGCGGCCGAAGAAGCCGCCGCGGCGCTGACCGCGCTCGACGGCGAAGGCGGCCGCACCACCGACCCGGTGCGCATGTACATGCGCGAAATGGGTACGGTCGAGCTGTTGACCCGCGAAGGCGAAATCGCCATCGCCAAGCGCATCGAGGAGGGCCTGAACCAGGTCCAGGCCTCGCTGGCGCTGTTCCCGGGCACGGTCCAGCTGATCCTCGACGATTACGAGCAGCACAAGGCCGGCAAGAAGCGCCTGGCCGAGATCGTGGTCGGCTTCAACGACCACCTCGATGAAGAGCCCGAGCCGCCGGCGGCGGCGCTGCCGGTCGACGACGACGCGGCCACCGAAGACGACGAGGACGAAGTCGAGGCGGCCGACGACGCCGACGCCGAAGAGACCACGTCCGGTCCGGACCCGGTCGAGGTCGCCGCGCGCATGGAGGCCATCGCCGACCTGCACGGCAAGTTCCTCAAGGCCCAGGTCAAGAACGGCGCGGGCCACAAGACCGTGACCAAGCTGCGCGAGGACATCGCCGCGGTGTTCGTCACCCTCAAGCTGCCGCTGGCCCTGACCGACACTCTGATGCGCAACCTGCGCGACGTGGTCGGCGCGATCAAGGACCACGAGCGCAAGATCCTCGACCTGGCCACGCGCGTGGCCAAGATGCCGCGCAAGGACTTCATCCGCGCCTGGGAAGGCAACCAGACCAATCTGGAATGGGTCGACGAGCTGCTCAAGCGCAAGCAGAAGTGGTCGTCGGGCCTGCGCGACGTCAAGGACCAGATCATCGCCGAGCAGCAGGCCACCATCGAGTTGGAGCAGGCCTCGCTGCTGACCCTGGCCGACATCAAGGAAATCAGCCGCCAGGTCGCCTACGGCGAAGCCAAGGCGCGCAAGGCCAAGAAGGAGATGGTCGAGGCCAACCTGCGCCTGGTGATCTCCATCGCCAAGAAGTACACCAACCGCGGCCTGCAGTTCCTCGACCTGATCCAAGAAGGCAACATCGGCCTGATGAAGGCGGTGGACAAGTTCGAGTTCCGCCGCGGCTTCAAGTTCTCGACCTACGCCACCTGGTGGATCCGCCAGGCCATCACCCGCTCGATCGCCGATCAGGCCCGCACCATCCGCATCCCGGTGCACATGATCGAGACGATCAACAAGCTCAACCGCATCAGCCGCCAGATGCTGCAGCAGTACGGCCGCGAAGCGACTCCGGAAGAGCTGGCGAAGGAAATGGACATGCCGGAGGACAAGATCCGGAAGGTCATGAAGATCGCCAAGGAACCGATCTCGATGGAGACCCCGATCGGCGACGACGAGGACTCGCATCTGGGCGACTTCATCGAGGACACCAACGTGGAGTCCCCGGTGGAAGCGACCACCAACATCAACCTCTCCGAGACGGTCCGCGACGTGCTCGCCGGCCTGACCCCGAGGGAGGCCAAGGTGTTGCGCATGCGCTTCGGCATCGACATGAACACCGACCACACCCTGGAAGAGGTCGGCAAGCAGTTCGACGTGACCCGCGAGCGCATCCGCCAGATCGAAGCCAAGGCGCTGCGCAAGCTGCGTCACCCGAGCCGCTCGGAACAGCTGCGCAGCTTCCTCGACATCGACTGA
- the dtd gene encoding D-aminoacyl-tRNA deacylase yields MLSLIQRVAQASVVVDGETVGAIGPGLLALVGVEPGDGEAQIARMAERLLGYRVFADEAGRMNRGLADTGGGLLLVSQFTLAADTRSGMRPGFSTAAAPALAEPLFNRLVETCRQRHAGGVETGRFGAHMVVSLVNDGPVTFLLRS; encoded by the coding sequence ATGTTGAGCTTGATCCAGCGCGTCGCCCAGGCCTCGGTCGTGGTCGACGGCGAAACCGTCGGCGCGATCGGGCCCGGGCTGCTGGCCCTGGTCGGGGTAGAGCCCGGCGACGGCGAGGCCCAGATCGCGCGCATGGCCGAGCGCCTGCTCGGCTACCGGGTGTTCGCCGACGAGGCCGGGCGGATGAACCGTGGCCTGGCCGATACCGGCGGCGGCCTGCTGCTGGTCAGCCAGTTCACCCTGGCCGCCGACACCCGCAGCGGCATGCGTCCGGGCTTCAGCACCGCCGCCGCCCCGGCCCTGGCTGAACCGCTATTCAACCGGCTGGTCGAAACCTGCCGGCAACGTCACGCCGGAGGGGTGGAAACCGGTCGCTTCGGCGCCCATATGGTCGTCAGCCTGGTCAACGACGGCCCGGTCACTTTCCTGCTTCGGTCTTAG
- a CDS encoding nuclear transport factor 2 family protein produces the protein MDTQQIANRYVELCRAGKHEQIQDELYADDAVSIEAPGNQAGPLGNVEGLAAIREKGRRFMDDVIEIHDSWCSDPAVGGDWFSLAMSIDATYKSMGRMPMAEVAVYKVRDGKIVHEQFFYG, from the coding sequence ATGGATACCCAGCAGATCGCCAACCGCTACGTCGAGCTGTGCCGCGCGGGCAAGCACGAGCAGATCCAGGACGAACTCTATGCCGACGACGCCGTCAGCATCGAAGCGCCGGGCAATCAGGCCGGGCCGCTCGGCAACGTGGAAGGCCTGGCCGCGATCCGCGAGAAGGGACGCCGGTTCATGGACGACGTGATCGAGATCCACGACAGCTGGTGCAGCGATCCGGCGGTCGGCGGCGACTGGTTCAGCCTGGCGATGAGCATCGACGCCACCTACAAGAGCATGGGCCGCATGCCGATGGCCGAGGTCGCGGTGTACAAGGTGCGCGACGGCAAGATCGTGCACGAGCAGTTTTTCTACGGCTGA
- a CDS encoding carbohydrate kinase family protein, translating into MSAAAQPAQSRNSAIVCFGEALIDFLARPAEAPGEPRHFVEYAGGAPANVAVAAARLGAPARFVGMLGQDMFGDFIAAQLQHYGVDTRDVVRTGEAKTALAFVSLDGFGERSFSFYRPPAADLLFRDADFRADGFADAGIFHVCSNSLTEEGIAATTLAGMRRARLAGALVSMDMNLRPSLWPHDVDPAPRLIAALLEADLIKLCGSEFQFLARHLGGEEAALQRLWHGHARCVLITDGATPIRWHTRTRQGEVATFRVAPADTTGAGDAFVGGLLQRLSSLGVDAAGFADFIADEAALVAALRYAAAAGALATTRHGAFAAMPDTAEVERLIREQS; encoded by the coding sequence CCCGCCCGGCCGAGGCGCCGGGCGAGCCGCGCCATTTCGTCGAGTACGCCGGCGGCGCGCCGGCCAACGTCGCCGTCGCCGCAGCCCGGCTCGGCGCGCCGGCGCGCTTCGTCGGCATGCTCGGCCAGGACATGTTCGGCGACTTCATCGCCGCGCAGTTGCAGCACTACGGCGTGGACACCCGCGACGTGGTCCGCACCGGCGAGGCCAAGACCGCGTTGGCGTTCGTGTCGCTGGACGGCTTTGGCGAGCGCAGCTTCAGCTTCTATCGCCCGCCGGCCGCCGACCTGCTGTTCCGCGACGCCGACTTCCGCGCCGACGGCTTCGCCGATGCCGGCATCTTCCATGTCTGCTCCAACAGCCTGACCGAGGAAGGCATCGCCGCGACGACCCTGGCCGGCATGCGCCGCGCGCGCCTGGCCGGCGCCCTGGTCAGCATGGACATGAACCTGCGGCCGTCGCTGTGGCCGCACGATGTCGATCCGGCGCCGCGGCTGATCGCGGCCTTGCTGGAGGCCGACCTGATCAAGCTGTGCGGCAGCGAGTTCCAGTTCCTTGCGCGCCATCTCGGCGGCGAGGAAGCGGCGCTGCAGCGACTGTGGCACGGCCATGCGCGCTGCGTGCTGATCACCGACGGCGCCACGCCGATCCGTTGGCATACCCGCACCCGCCAGGGCGAAGTCGCGACCTTCCGCGTCGCCCCGGCCGACACCACCGGCGCCGGCGACGCCTTCGTCGGCGGCCTGCTGCAGCGCTTGTCGAGCCTGGGCGTGGACGCCGCCGGCTTCGCCGACTTCATCGCCGACGAGGCCGCCTTGGTCGCCGCGCTGCGCTATGCCGCCGCCGCCGGCGCACTGGCCACCACCCGCCACGGCGCGTTCGCGGCCATGCCCGACACCGCCGAGGTCGAGCGCCTCATCCGCGAACAATCCTGA
- a CDS encoding AGE family epimerase/isomerase, whose amino-acid sequence MNLPAHPLPDFRRPETLLAHVADTMAFYDPVALDPNGGFFHYFRDDGSVYDASHRHLVSSTRFVFNYAMAAIEFGRDDYRERARHGLRYLREAHRDAASGGYAWTIRDGRAEDRMNHCYGVAFVLLAYSTARKAGIAEAAAWMDETWELLEARFWEPNHGLYRDEADAQWNFTGYRGQNANMHMCEAMLAAFEASGEARYLQRALTLAQNMTQRQAAQADGLVWEHYDRDWNIDWDYHRDDPKHLFRPWGFQPGHQTEWAKLLLILDRHLTARGETVDWLVPTARHLFDVAVARSWDPEHGGLCYGFAPDGTVCDDDKYFWVQAESLATAALLAIRTGEAQYWAWYDKLWAYAWQHMVDHRYGAWYRILDRENRKYSDEKSPAGKTDYHTMGACYEVLRWLRQR is encoded by the coding sequence ATGAATCTTCCCGCGCATCCGCTGCCCGACTTCCGCCGGCCCGAGACCCTGCTCGCGCACGTCGCCGACACCATGGCCTTCTACGATCCGGTCGCGCTGGATCCGAACGGCGGCTTCTTCCATTACTTCCGCGACGACGGCTCGGTCTACGACGCCTCGCACCGGCACCTGGTCAGCAGCACGCGCTTCGTCTTCAACTACGCGATGGCGGCGATCGAATTCGGCCGCGACGACTACCGCGAGCGCGCACGCCACGGCCTGCGCTATCTGCGCGAGGCGCATCGCGACGCCGCCAGCGGCGGTTACGCGTGGACGATCCGCGACGGCCGCGCCGAAGACCGCATGAACCACTGCTACGGCGTGGCCTTCGTACTGCTGGCCTACTCCACCGCGCGCAAGGCCGGCATCGCCGAGGCCGCGGCGTGGATGGACGAAACCTGGGAACTGCTGGAAGCGCGCTTCTGGGAGCCGAACCACGGCCTGTACCGCGACGAGGCCGACGCGCAGTGGAACTTCACCGGCTATCGCGGCCAGAACGCCAACATGCACATGTGCGAAGCGATGCTGGCCGCGTTCGAAGCCTCGGGCGAAGCGCGCTATCTGCAGCGCGCGCTAACGCTGGCGCAGAACATGACCCAGCGTCAGGCGGCCCAGGCCGACGGGCTGGTGTGGGAGCACTACGACCGCGACTGGAACATCGACTGGGATTATCACCGCGACGACCCCAAGCACCTGTTCCGCCCCTGGGGGTTCCAGCCCGGCCACCAGACCGAGTGGGCCAAGCTGCTGCTGATCCTCGACCGCCACCTCACCGCACGCGGCGAAACCGTGGACTGGCTGGTGCCTACCGCGCGTCACCTGTTCGACGTCGCGGTCGCGCGCTCCTGGGACCCCGAGCACGGCGGGCTGTGTTACGGATTCGCCCCCGACGGCACGGTCTGCGACGACGACAAGTATTTCTGGGTCCAGGCCGAATCGCTGGCGACCGCGGCGCTGCTGGCGATCCGCACCGGCGAGGCGCAGTACTGGGCGTGGTACGACAAGCTGTGGGCCTACGCCTGGCAGCACATGGTCGATCATCGCTACGGCGCCTGGTACCGGATTCTCGATCGCGAGAACCGCAAGTACAGCGACGAGAAGAGCCCGGCGGGCAAGACCGATTACCACACCATGGGCGCCTGCTATGAAGTGCTGCGCTGGCTGCGGCAACGCTGA